A single region of the Pseudomonas sp. VD-NE ins genome encodes:
- a CDS encoding aldehyde dehydrogenase family protein has translation MNFPTTLDGLYINGQWSAGREHLRVINPATEALLTTVNGGDEHAVDQAVAAATAAFKEWSQTSGAERGAILRNIANGVRNGRDHLINLQSSNNGKPQFEAAIDVDDVIATFEYYAELAEGLDAKQDCNVPLPSDDFSARLRREPCGVVGLIVPWNFPMVTTAWKLAPALAAGCCVVLKPSEVTPLPELELAAIIAESGLPKGVLNVVCGTGLAVGAPLSADPRIAKISFTGSTAVGVQVMQRAAETVKGVSLELGGKSSLLVLEDADLELAVELACGGGFFNAGQMCSATSRVLVADELADEFLERLHKRAQAIRVADPFDPDVEMGALVNQAQYQRVLGHIDRGLSAGAKLLCGGNRPADLPRGYFLQPTVFTDVPLDSALWCEEIFGPVLCVRRFSSEAEAIALANDSQFGLVASVVTRNAETAERVANALQAGLVWLNAPQVIFPQTAWGGYKQSSIGRELGPWGLAVFQEIKHVIRAL, from the coding sequence ATCAATTTTCCAACCACACTCGACGGCCTCTACATCAACGGCCAATGGTCGGCCGGCCGCGAACATCTGCGCGTGATCAACCCGGCCACCGAAGCGCTGCTGACCACGGTCAATGGCGGTGACGAGCACGCGGTCGATCAAGCCGTCGCCGCTGCCACTGCCGCGTTCAAGGAATGGTCGCAAACCAGCGGTGCCGAGCGCGGCGCGATCCTGCGCAACATCGCCAATGGCGTGCGCAACGGTCGCGATCACTTGATCAACCTGCAATCGAGCAACAACGGCAAACCGCAGTTCGAAGCAGCCATCGACGTCGACGATGTGATCGCCACCTTCGAGTACTACGCCGAACTTGCCGAAGGCCTCGACGCGAAACAGGACTGCAACGTGCCGCTGCCCAGCGATGATTTCAGCGCACGCCTGCGCCGCGAGCCGTGCGGGGTGGTCGGGCTGATCGTGCCGTGGAATTTCCCCATGGTGACCACCGCGTGGAAACTCGCACCGGCCCTCGCCGCCGGTTGCTGCGTGGTGTTGAAACCGTCGGAAGTCACGCCGCTCCCGGAGCTGGAACTGGCGGCAATCATCGCTGAATCGGGTCTTCCCAAAGGCGTGTTGAACGTCGTCTGCGGCACCGGTCTGGCGGTAGGTGCGCCGCTGTCGGCGGATCCGCGCATCGCCAAGATTTCCTTCACCGGTAGTACCGCCGTCGGTGTCCAGGTGATGCAGCGCGCCGCCGAAACGGTGAAGGGCGTGAGTCTGGAACTGGGCGGAAAATCTTCGCTGCTGGTGCTCGAAGATGCCGATCTGGAACTGGCGGTAGAGTTGGCCTGCGGTGGCGGTTTCTTCAACGCCGGGCAGATGTGTTCGGCCACCAGCCGTGTACTGGTTGCCGATGAACTGGCGGACGAATTCCTCGAACGTTTGCACAAGCGTGCGCAAGCGATTCGCGTCGCCGACCCGTTCGACCCCGACGTGGAGATGGGCGCACTGGTCAATCAGGCGCAATACCAGCGTGTGCTCGGTCACATCGACCGTGGTTTGAGTGCCGGGGCGAAGCTGCTCTGCGGCGGTAATCGTCCGGCAGATTTGCCGCGCGGCTATTTTTTGCAGCCGACGGTGTTCACCGACGTGCCCCTCGACAGTGCGCTGTGGTGCGAAGAAATTTTCGGCCCGGTGCTGTGCGTGCGCCGTTTCAGCAGCGAAGCCGAAGCGATCGCCCTGGCCAACGACAGTCAGTTCGGCCTCGTCGCCAGTGTGGTGACGCGTAACGCCGAGACCGCTGAACGTGTCGCGAATGCCCTGCAGGCCGGGCTGGTGTGGCTCAACGCGCCGCAAGTGATCTTCCCGCAAACGGCGTGGGGCGGTTACAAGCAGAGCAGCATCGGCCGCGAGTTGGGGCCGTGGGGCTTGGCTGTGTTTCAGGAAATCAAACACGTGATCCGGGCGCTCTGA
- a CDS encoding 5-guanidino-2-oxopentanoate decarboxylase: MATCGEVLVKLLEGYGVEQVFGIPGVHTVELYRGLARSSINHVTPRHEQGAGFMADGYARTSGKPGVCFIITGPGMTNITTAMGQAYADSIPMLVISSVQTRNQLGGGRGKLHELPNQSALVAGVAAFSHTLMSAAELPGVLARAFALFQAGRPRPVHIEIPLDVLVEDADALLASIPVHIDRAGAAPAAVSRMSELLAGAQRPLILAGGGAIDAAAELTELAELLDAPVALTINAKGMLPSTHPLLIGSTQSLVATRALVADADVVLAIGTELAETDYDVTFAGGFEIPGKLLRIDIDADQTVRNYPPHVALVADSRNAAQALLSALSHKALAERRNDWGQVRAARLREDLAANWDAPTLAQTRFLETVLHELPDAVFVGDSTQPVYTGNLTFNPERARRWFNSSTGYGTLGYALPAAIGAWLGGQLDKGARPPVVCLIGDGGLQFTLPELASAVEARTPVIVLLWNNQGYEEIKKYMVNRAIEPVGVDIYTPDFVGVAKALGCAAEAISSVEQLRSALRAATDRQGPTVIEIDQNQWMQAVAK; this comes from the coding sequence ATGGCGACGTGTGGCGAAGTACTGGTCAAGTTACTCGAAGGTTATGGGGTCGAGCAGGTGTTCGGCATTCCCGGGGTGCATACCGTGGAGCTGTATCGCGGGCTGGCCCGTTCGAGCATCAACCACGTCACTCCACGGCATGAGCAAGGCGCCGGTTTCATGGCCGACGGTTATGCGCGAACCAGCGGCAAACCGGGGGTGTGCTTCATTATCACCGGGCCGGGTATGACCAACATCACCACGGCGATGGGCCAGGCTTACGCCGACTCGATCCCGATGCTGGTGATTTCCAGCGTACAGACCCGCAATCAGTTGGGCGGCGGTCGCGGCAAGCTGCACGAGTTGCCGAACCAGAGCGCACTGGTCGCTGGCGTTGCGGCGTTCTCCCACACGCTGATGTCGGCGGCGGAATTGCCCGGCGTGCTCGCTCGCGCATTCGCCTTGTTCCAGGCCGGGCGTCCGCGCCCGGTGCACATCGAAATCCCGCTGGACGTCTTGGTTGAAGACGCCGATGCGCTGCTCGCCAGCATCCCGGTCCACATCGACCGCGCCGGTGCCGCCCCCGCTGCCGTGAGCCGCATGAGCGAGTTGCTGGCCGGTGCTCAACGGCCACTGATTCTCGCCGGTGGCGGTGCGATTGATGCCGCAGCAGAGCTTACCGAACTGGCCGAACTGCTCGACGCACCGGTGGCGCTGACCATCAATGCCAAGGGCATGTTGCCGTCGACGCATCCACTGCTGATCGGTTCAACGCAAAGCCTGGTTGCCACCCGCGCGCTGGTCGCCGATGCCGATGTGGTGTTGGCGATCGGCACCGAACTGGCGGAAACCGATTACGACGTGACCTTCGCCGGTGGTTTTGAGATTCCAGGCAAACTGCTGCGCATCGACATCGACGCCGATCAGACCGTGCGTAACTATCCGCCACACGTGGCATTGGTTGCCGATTCGCGCAACGCCGCTCAAGCGCTGCTCAGTGCCTTGTCGCACAAGGCGCTGGCCGAGCGCCGTAACGATTGGGGCCAGGTGCGCGCCGCGCGTTTGCGTGAGGACCTGGCCGCGAACTGGGATGCCCCGACGCTGGCGCAAACCCGCTTCCTCGAAACCGTGCTGCACGAATTACCGGACGCGGTGTTCGTCGGCGACTCCACGCAACCGGTGTACACCGGCAACCTCACCTTCAACCCGGAGCGTGCGCGTCGCTGGTTCAACTCATCGACCGGTTACGGCACCCTCGGCTATGCGTTGCCAGCCGCGATTGGCGCCTGGCTCGGTGGACAGCTCGACAAAGGCGCCCGCCCGCCAGTGGTGTGCCTGATCGGCGACGGAGGTCTGCAATTCACCCTGCCGGAACTGGCCAGCGCCGTCGAAGCGCGCACCCCGGTAATCGTTTTGTTGTGGAATAACCAGGGCTACGAAGAGATCAAGAAATACATGGTCAACCGCGCCATCGAGCCGGTCGGCGTCGACATCTACACCCCGGATTTCGTCGGAGTGGCCAAGGCCCTCGGTTGTGCCGCCGAAGCGATCAGCTCGGTAGAACAACTGCGCAGTGCACTGCGTGCCGCCACCGATCGCCAAGGCCCGACCGTGATCGAAATCGACCAGAACCAGTGGATGCAGGCGGTGGCCAAATGA
- a CDS encoding LysR substrate-binding domain-containing protein, giving the protein MKRLPPLPALHTFLITAQCCNFTRAAEQLHITQGAVSRQIAGLEDHLGYELFIRLARGLELTAEGREWLPRVEKVFGLITEATEQIGLKRETLQLKAPSCVMRWLVPRLLQWQKERPDVPVKLTTTLAHGVDFQREQFDAAVIYGAPPDNSSTALHLFDEQLTPVCSPALLKGPPELSDPADLQQHLLLHPTRDIQDWTVWLTAAELQLNNVNMGQHFETLDQAMSMASHGTGVAIGDWSLIGDDLRAGRLVMPFALKVKTGLAYYVVVPAGTEPSAQLEELMIWLVEQAHLR; this is encoded by the coding sequence ATGAAACGACTGCCTCCCCTGCCCGCCCTGCACACGTTTCTGATCACCGCGCAGTGCTGCAACTTCACCCGGGCCGCCGAGCAGTTGCACATCACCCAGGGCGCGGTGAGTCGGCAGATCGCCGGGCTGGAAGATCATCTGGGGTATGAATTGTTCATCCGCCTGGCCCGTGGTCTGGAGCTGACGGCCGAAGGTCGTGAGTGGTTGCCGCGAGTGGAAAAGGTCTTCGGCCTGATCACTGAAGCGACCGAGCAGATCGGCCTCAAGCGCGAAACCCTGCAACTCAAAGCCCCCAGTTGTGTGATGCGCTGGCTGGTGCCCCGCCTGCTGCAATGGCAAAAGGAACGCCCGGATGTGCCGGTCAAACTGACCACCACCCTCGCCCATGGCGTGGATTTTCAGCGCGAGCAATTCGACGCAGCGGTGATCTATGGAGCGCCGCCGGACAACTCCTCGACCGCGCTGCATCTGTTCGATGAACAGCTGACCCCGGTCTGTTCACCAGCCCTGTTGAAAGGCCCACCGGAATTGTCCGACCCGGCCGATCTGCAACAGCATCTGTTGTTGCATCCGACCCGCGATATCCAGGACTGGACGGTGTGGCTGACGGCAGCCGAGTTGCAATTGAACAATGTGAACATGGGCCAGCATTTCGAGACGCTGGATCAGGCGATGTCGATGGCGTCCCACGGGACGGGGGTGGCGATTGGTGACTGGTCGTTGATCGGCGATGACCTGCGCGCCGGGCGGCTGGTGATGCCGTTTGCGTTGAAGGTGAAGACGGGGCTGGCGTATTACGTGGTGGTGCCTGCGGGAACCGAGCCATCGGCGCAGCTGGAGGAATTGATGATCTGGTTGGTTGAGCAGGCGCATTTGCGGTGA
- a CDS encoding NAD(P)-dependent oxidoreductase — MSKIAIIGATGRAGSQLLEEALRRGHSVTAIARDTSKIGARAGVVSKNVDVLDSAALQDAVVGHEVVITAAHFDTVPAAAIVGPVKQAGVKRLLVVGGAGSLLLPDDTRVIDSVGFPAEYKAEASAGAAFLEALRQEQDLDWTFLSPSAEFVEGERSGKFRVGKDHLLVSAEGRSWITFADYAIALIDEVETPKHSRQRFTVGY; from the coding sequence ATGAGCAAGATCGCAATCATTGGTGCCACCGGCCGCGCCGGTAGCCAACTGCTGGAAGAAGCCCTGCGTCGCGGCCATAGCGTCACCGCTATCGCCCGCGACACCTCGAAGATCGGCGCGCGTGCCGGTGTGGTCAGCAAGAATGTCGATGTGCTGGATTCAGCCGCGTTGCAAGACGCGGTGGTCGGTCACGAGGTGGTGATCACCGCTGCGCATTTCGATACCGTGCCGGCGGCGGCGATAGTCGGGCCGGTGAAGCAGGCTGGGGTGAAGCGTTTGCTGGTGGTCGGCGGTGCCGGTTCGCTGTTGCTGCCGGACGATACGCGAGTGATCGACAGCGTGGGTTTCCCGGCAGAGTACAAAGCTGAAGCCAGTGCCGGTGCGGCGTTTCTTGAGGCGTTGCGTCAGGAGCAGGATCTGGACTGGACCTTCCTGTCGCCGTCGGCAGAGTTTGTTGAAGGTGAGCGCAGTGGCAAGTTTCGTGTCGGCAAGGATCACTTGTTGGTGAGTGCTGAAGGGCGTAGCTGGATCACCTTTGCCGATTACGCGATTGCGCTGATCGACGAGGTGGAAACGCCGAAGCATTCGCGTCAGCGGTTTACTGTCGGGTATTGA
- a CDS encoding MBL fold metallo-hydrolase, whose amino-acid sequence MIGFTTLKRVLLATASLGFAAHAAAANLTLDVYNPGTNAIFPVTSVLVSGEKDAILVDAQFGKSQAEQVVEKIRASGKHLTTIYISHGDPDYYFGLDTLTQAFPDAKVLASQPTVDHINKTVAGKLAFWGPKMGADVPAKTIVPGVLKGDSLMLEGQKLQVVGLDGKQPDRSFVWIPSLKAVVGGVVVAENIHVWMADTQTAQSHADWLATLHSIETLKPNTVVPGHYLGDSSRSLASVKFTADYIKAFDVETAKAKDSTALIKAMKKRYPTLGEESSLELSAKVAKGEMQW is encoded by the coding sequence ATGATCGGCTTCACCACACTCAAACGCGTTCTGCTCGCCACCGCTTCCCTGGGTTTCGCCGCGCATGCCGCCGCAGCCAACCTGACCCTCGACGTTTATAACCCGGGAACCAACGCGATTTTCCCGGTGACCTCGGTGCTGGTCAGCGGAGAGAAGGACGCGATCCTCGTCGATGCGCAATTCGGCAAATCCCAGGCTGAACAAGTCGTGGAGAAGATTCGCGCCAGCGGCAAGCACCTGACCACCATTTACATCAGCCATGGCGACCCGGATTACTACTTCGGCCTCGACACCCTGACTCAGGCGTTCCCTGACGCCAAGGTGCTGGCTTCGCAACCGACCGTCGATCACATCAACAAAACCGTCGCCGGCAAACTGGCTTTCTGGGGCCCGAAAATGGGCGCCGATGTGCCAGCGAAAACCATCGTGCCGGGCGTGCTCAAGGGCGACAGCCTGATGCTCGAAGGGCAGAAGTTGCAGGTAGTCGGCCTCGACGGCAAACAGCCGGACCGCAGCTTTGTGTGGATTCCGTCGCTCAAAGCCGTGGTCGGTGGCGTTGTCGTTGCCGAGAACATCCACGTATGGATGGCCGATACCCAGACCGCGCAATCCCACGCCGACTGGCTGGCAACCTTGCACTCGATCGAAACCCTCAAGCCGAACACCGTGGTGCCGGGTCACTACCTGGGCGACAGCAGCCGTTCACTGGCCAGCGTGAAATTCACCGCCGACTACATTAAGGCTTTCGACGTGGAAACCGCCAAGGCCAAAGACTCCACCGCACTGATCAAGGCCATGAAAAAGCGCTACCCGACACTCGGCGAAGAAAGCTCGCTGGAGCTGAGCGCGAAAGTCGCCAAGGGCGAAATGCAGTGGTAA
- a CDS encoding LysR family transcriptional regulator: MDRLQAMRVFVTVVDLGSQSAAADHLDLSRPVVSRYLAELEDWVGARLMHRTTRKLSLTAAGSEILPRCRQMLELSTDMQAAVSEPHDAPRGLLRISVSTSFGQAQLADAMAAYVKRYPGVSIDLQMLDRTVNLVDERIDLAIRTSNDLDPNLIARRLTVCRSVVCAAPTYLQEQAAPLRVEELSRHNCLTHSYFGKSLWHFEEDGEPVSVPVQGNISANEASTLLRATLAGAGVAMLPTYQAGVHIHSGELVRLLPHAEPRQMSIYAVYASRKHMPAALRSMLDFLVLRFPENPEWDEAASSVKPQAAS; the protein is encoded by the coding sequence ATGGATCGTCTCCAAGCAATGCGGGTATTTGTCACCGTGGTGGATCTGGGCAGTCAGTCGGCTGCGGCTGATCATCTGGATCTTTCGCGGCCGGTGGTTTCACGTTATCTGGCAGAGCTGGAAGACTGGGTCGGCGCACGCCTGATGCACCGCACCACGCGCAAGTTGAGCCTGACCGCTGCCGGCAGTGAAATTCTGCCGCGCTGTCGGCAGATGCTCGAACTGTCGACGGACATGCAGGCGGCCGTCAGCGAACCCCACGACGCCCCGCGCGGGCTGCTGCGGATCAGCGTCAGTACCTCGTTCGGCCAGGCCCAACTGGCGGATGCGATGGCCGCCTACGTCAAGCGTTATCCCGGTGTGAGCATCGATCTGCAAATGCTCGATCGCACGGTGAATCTGGTGGATGAGCGCATCGATCTGGCGATTCGTACCAGTAACGATCTCGACCCCAACCTGATCGCCCGACGCCTGACCGTTTGTCGTTCGGTGGTCTGCGCCGCGCCGACTTATCTGCAGGAGCAAGCGGCGCCGTTGCGGGTCGAGGAATTGAGTCGGCATAACTGCCTGACGCACTCGTATTTCGGCAAGAGCCTGTGGCATTTCGAGGAGGATGGCGAACCGGTTTCAGTGCCGGTGCAGGGCAATATCAGCGCCAACGAGGCCAGCACGTTATTGCGCGCGACACTGGCTGGCGCGGGGGTGGCGATGCTGCCGACCTATCAGGCCGGGGTGCATATTCACAGCGGTGAACTGGTCCGCCTGCTGCCCCATGCGGAGCCGCGGCAGATGAGCATCTACGCGGTGTACGCCTCGCGCAAACACATGCCGGCGGCGTTGCGCAGCATGCTGGATTTCCTGGTGCTCAGGTTCCCCGAAAACCCCGAATGGGATGAAGCAGCGTCAAGCGTAAAGCCACAAGCTGCGAGCTAG
- a CDS encoding helix-turn-helix domain-containing protein, producing MNKPELPSIPVFKLYGESLDWPTPDLLHCETISSRSREHEWEIKPHRHADLCQLLFVFKGQAELEIEGQRTQLETPAIQVLPPLSVHGFRFSEDVEGFIVTLATPLINHLQAQLGDSVHALASAENYPAGNDGDYLNSLFSALQAEYNGHQPAREMLMHSLVSVIMVWVSRQAIVRHKASQRPQRQREYLNGFIQLVEETYRQHVKVEDLAHRLGISVSHLNGTCRELAGQPALQIMHERQLLEAKRLLTYTSMTIYEMSELLGFSDPTNFTRLFRRRVGISPKAFRDSLKAEQ from the coding sequence ATGAACAAGCCTGAGCTGCCTTCGATTCCAGTGTTCAAGCTCTACGGTGAAAGCCTGGACTGGCCGACCCCCGACTTGCTGCACTGTGAAACCATTTCCTCCCGCAGTCGCGAACATGAGTGGGAAATCAAACCCCACCGCCATGCTGATTTGTGCCAGTTACTCTTCGTCTTCAAAGGTCAGGCAGAGCTTGAGATCGAAGGGCAACGCACGCAACTCGAAACTCCGGCGATTCAAGTGCTGCCACCGTTGTCGGTGCACGGCTTTCGTTTTTCCGAAGACGTCGAAGGGTTCATCGTTACCCTCGCCACACCGCTGATCAACCACTTGCAGGCGCAACTGGGCGATTCGGTACATGCGCTGGCCAGCGCGGAAAACTACCCGGCAGGCAACGACGGCGATTACCTCAACAGCCTGTTCTCGGCGTTGCAGGCCGAATACAACGGTCATCAACCGGCGCGGGAAATGCTCATGCATTCGCTGGTCAGCGTGATCATGGTCTGGGTCAGCCGGCAGGCGATCGTGCGGCACAAAGCCAGTCAACGCCCGCAACGTCAGCGCGAATACCTCAATGGTTTCATTCAATTGGTCGAGGAGACTTATCGTCAGCACGTGAAGGTCGAGGACCTGGCCCATCGCCTGGGGATTTCGGTGTCGCACCTCAACGGCACGTGCCGTGAGCTGGCGGGACAGCCAGCATTGCAGATCATGCACGAGCGCCAGTTGCTGGAAGCCAAGCGCTTGCTGACCTACACCAGCATGACGATTTACGAGATGTCGGAGTTGTTGGGGTTTTCCGATCCGACCAACTTCACGCGCCTGTTCCGGCGCAGGGTGGGGATTTCACCAAAAGCTTTCCGCGACAGCCTCAAGGCCGAGCAATAA
- the pobA gene encoding 4-hydroxybenzoate 3-monooxygenase — MKTLKTQVAIIGAGPSGLLLGQLLHNAGIDTLILERQTPDYVLGRIRAGVLEQGMVELLRQAGVNQRMDAEGLVHGGFDLALDGRQVHIDLHALTGGKTVMIYGQTEVTRDLMAARREAGAPTIYQVSNVVPHGMKSDEAFVTFEKDGETFRVDCDYIAGCDGFHGVARQAIPADSLKVFERVYPFGWLGILADTPPVHDELVYARHERGFALCSMRSATRTRYYLQVPADENVDDWSDQRFWDELKKRLPVELAEKLVTGPSIEKSIAPLRSFVVEPMQYGRMFLVGDAAHIVPPTGAKGLNLAASDVSTLFNILLKVYRDGRTDLLEKYSEICLRRVWKAERFSWWMTSMLHHFDDHDAFSQRISASELDYFVSSEAGRKTIAENYVGLPYEAIE; from the coding sequence ATGAAAACGCTGAAAACCCAAGTCGCCATTATCGGCGCCGGTCCGTCCGGATTGCTCCTCGGCCAGTTGTTGCACAACGCCGGCATCGACACCCTCATCCTCGAACGTCAGACCCCCGATTATGTGCTCGGCCGCATCCGTGCCGGTGTGCTTGAACAAGGCATGGTAGAGCTGTTGCGTCAGGCTGGTGTGAATCAGCGCATGGACGCCGAAGGGCTGGTGCATGGCGGTTTCGATCTGGCTTTGGACGGACGTCAGGTGCACATCGATCTGCACGCGCTGACCGGTGGCAAGACCGTCATGATCTACGGCCAGACCGAAGTCACCCGCGACCTGATGGCCGCTCGTCGGGAGGCCGGCGCGCCGACGATTTACCAGGTGAGCAATGTCGTTCCTCACGGCATGAAAAGCGACGAAGCCTTTGTCACGTTCGAAAAGGACGGCGAAACCTTTCGCGTCGATTGCGATTACATCGCCGGTTGCGACGGTTTCCACGGTGTCGCTCGGCAGGCGATTCCGGCCGACAGCCTGAAAGTCTTCGAGCGGGTTTATCCGTTTGGCTGGCTGGGGATTCTCGCCGACACGCCGCCGGTGCATGACGAGTTGGTCTACGCCCGCCATGAACGCGGCTTTGCCTTGTGCAGCATGCGTTCGGCAACTCGCACCCGCTATTACCTGCAAGTGCCGGCGGATGAAAATGTCGATGACTGGAGCGATCAGCGCTTTTGGGATGAATTGAAAAAACGCCTGCCGGTGGAGCTTGCCGAGAAACTGGTCACCGGCCCGTCGATTGAAAAAAGCATCGCGCCGCTGCGCAGTTTCGTCGTCGAGCCCATGCAATACGGACGGATGTTTCTCGTCGGCGACGCCGCGCATATCGTTCCGCCGACCGGCGCCAAGGGTTTGAATCTCGCCGCCAGCGACGTCAGTACGCTGTTCAATATTCTATTGAAGGTTTATCGCGACGGACGCACCGATCTGCTGGAGAAATACTCGGAAATCTGCCTGCGCCGCGTGTGGAAAGCCGAGCGCTTTTCCTGGTGGATGACTTCGATGCTGCACCACTTCGATGATCACGATGCGTTCAGCCAGCGCATCAGCGCCTCGGAACTGGACTACTTTGTCAGTTCAGAAGCAGGGCGAAAAACCATTGCAGAAAATTACGTCGGACTTCCGTACGAGGCTATCGAATAG
- a CDS encoding MDR family MFS transporter yields MTNLNHPETPKPAIRSVLVALMMAIFLGALDQTIVAVSMPAISAQFKDVSLLAWVISGYMVAMTVAVPIYGKLGDLYGRRKLMLFGMGLFTLASLFCGMAQSMEQLVLARILQGIGAGGMISVSQAIIGDIVPPRERGRYQGYFSSMYAVASVAGPVLGGYMTEYLSWRWVFLINLPLGLGAWWVARRNLRGLPIPQRKPIIDYLGTVLMIIGLTALLLGITQVGQGHAWRSAEVLGLFASAVVVLALFVWHERRAREPLLPMHLFANRNALLCWCTIFFTSFQAISLIVLMPLRFQSVTGAGADSAALHLLPLAMGLPIGAFFAGRRTSITGRYKPQILTGALLMPIAILGMAFSPPEATLISGLFMLLCGISSGMQFPTSLVGTQNSVEQRDIGVATSTTNLFRSLGGAVGVALMSALLLALLQDSSFAHLASSSLMSEGHSGNVLLDGLNAAPGDAQNALRAELLVTFRHLLWVSAVVSLLGLAAAIAMPNNLLRGREHGAK; encoded by the coding sequence GTGACCAATCTCAATCACCCCGAAACGCCCAAACCGGCCATTCGCAGCGTGCTGGTCGCGCTGATGATGGCGATCTTTCTCGGCGCGCTGGACCAGACCATCGTCGCCGTGTCGATGCCGGCCATTTCTGCGCAGTTCAAGGACGTCAGCCTGCTGGCCTGGGTGATTTCCGGGTACATGGTGGCGATGACCGTAGCCGTACCCATCTACGGCAAGCTCGGTGATTTGTACGGGCGACGCAAACTGATGCTGTTCGGCATGGGCCTGTTCACCCTCGCCTCACTGTTTTGCGGCATGGCGCAAAGCATGGAGCAACTGGTGCTGGCGCGGATCCTTCAGGGCATCGGCGCCGGCGGGATGATTTCGGTGAGTCAGGCGATCATCGGCGACATCGTGCCGCCGCGTGAACGCGGGCGTTATCAGGGTTACTTCAGCAGCATGTACGCGGTGGCCAGTGTCGCAGGTCCCGTTTTGGGCGGTTATATGACCGAGTACCTGTCGTGGCGCTGGGTGTTTCTGATCAATCTGCCGCTGGGCCTCGGCGCCTGGTGGGTGGCCCGCCGCAATCTGCGCGGGCTGCCGATACCGCAGCGCAAACCGATCATCGATTACCTCGGCACTGTGTTGATGATCATCGGCCTGACCGCCCTGCTGCTGGGCATTACTCAGGTCGGCCAGGGTCATGCTTGGCGCAGCGCTGAAGTACTCGGTTTGTTCGCTTCTGCAGTGGTGGTGTTGGCGCTGTTTGTCTGGCACGAGCGGCGTGCGCGGGAGCCGTTGCTGCCGATGCACCTGTTCGCCAATCGCAATGCGCTGCTGTGCTGGTGCACGATTTTCTTCACCAGTTTCCAGGCGATTTCGCTGATTGTGCTGATGCCGCTGCGCTTTCAGAGTGTCACCGGGGCCGGGGCTGACAGCGCCGCGTTGCACTTGTTGCCATTAGCGATGGGTTTGCCGATTGGTGCATTCTTCGCTGGCCGGCGCACGTCGATCACCGGGCGTTACAAACCGCAGATTCTGACCGGCGCTCTGCTGATGCCGATCGCGATTCTCGGCATGGCGTTCAGCCCACCGGAGGCGACGCTGATCAGCGGACTGTTCATGTTGCTCTGCGGCATTTCCAGCGGCATGCAGTTCCCGACCTCGTTGGTCGGCACACAGAATTCGGTGGAACAACGCGACATCGGCGTAGCGACCAGCACCACCAATCTGTTTCGTTCCCTCGGCGGCGCAGTGGGCGTGGCGTTGATGTCGGCGCTGTTGCTGGCGTTGTTACAGGACTCCAGCTTCGCCCATCTGGCGAGCAGTTCGCTGATGAGCGAGGGCCATTCGGGCAACGTCCTGCTCGATGGTTTGAACGCCGCGCCGGGTGATGCGCAGAACGCCTTGCGTGCGGAGTTGCTGGTGACATTCCGGCATTTGTTGTGGGTGAGTGCGGTGGTGTCATTGCTCGGGTTGGCGGCGGCGATTGCGATGCCGAACAACCTGCTGCGCGGTCGCGAGCACGGCGCCAAATAA